The following nucleotide sequence is from Pasteurella multocida.
TAACTGTCCCTGGTAGGCAAAAGTCTGAGGAATAGAATTAGGATAAAAAGCCTCATCACCAGAATTAAAATTTATTTTAAATACTTGTTTGTGAAACGTTTTTAGCCATGCTGACAGTTCTGTAAAAAAAGGACCAATTGGACCTTGTAATAATAAATAGTTCGTTGATGATTCAAGTAATTCATCTAAATTATGCTTAAGCACATCCATATTAAGACACTACCTCAAAACAGAATAAACATTTTTTAATTTCATAAAAATATTCATAAAATAATTTGTATGTAATTTATTATTTTTTATTTTTCGACGTTTCTCGATCAGAATATCAACCGCTCGCTGCACATCGATCATTGTTTTTGTTTTTGGGTCAATATATTGTGGGTAATAAATCAGCACGCCAGCAATTAATTCTAAAAGACTTAACTTCCGACTTCTTCGGTTTAGAGAAAGATGATCCACTGTTAGCCCCCAGTTAGAATAAAAAGGCAAGCCATAACAATGTACTTTTTTCTCGCGCAGTAACGCTTCAAACCCCGCTAAAGAGGTCATCGTATGCACTTCATCCACTTGGTTAATGCAATCCAATATATTGGCTTTCTCAACCACGAAATCAGCATACTGTCGATAATCATCTAGACGATCTGTGTTTTTACGATTGCCTGCAACCACATCAGGATGAGGTTTATAAATAATATAGGCTTGGGGATTATTTTTTCTGACCGTACATAATAACTCTGCATTCGTACGAATATGCGGTGAACCATATTGAATTGAAGCATCATTTTCCACTTGTCCCACAACTAAAAGTTTATTTTGTCTGATGTGTGTTAGGCATAAGTGTGTATGTCCCACATTATATTTACCAATATGTTGCTCAATCAGTGTTTTCTTTAACGTTTCTGCGCGCTGTAAATCCTTTAGAGTAAAGGATTGATGCTGTAGAATATCCTCTAATCGGGAACGAGATTGGGCGTCAAAATAAATGCCAACGTCATCTAAAACTAATGATATCGGTGGCGTTAAATTAGACCCTAACCCAACTGAACGTAAAAAACCATCTTCCATTCTCAAAAGAGGAAGTTGCTGTTGCTTGGCATATTCAACTACTTCAATGTGTGAATGTCCCCACACCACTATTTTAGCCTGAGATTTCTCGTGAATACATCGCTTTAGCTCATGCACATTCAGCACAAAATGTAAACGACAGCGTGGAAATTGAAAAAAGGGTTGAACCACTTTACGTTTCCAAAAGCGCATACCCACACAATAAATATCACCAGCTAACTGATTGGTTACTTTTTTTGCTTGAATCAGATAATCAATGACATCAAACAATGTGCCTGATTTACCCGTATTAGGATTAATATAACGACAATATTGAAAATAAGCAGCATAGAATAACTGCAACAATGAACGCTTCGCTCTTCTCTTACTCTGTTTTAGCTGACGAATATACGCATTCCGATCATCCGTCAATCCCCAACCAGAAAACCAGGCAGCCCCAAAAGTCACGACAGTTTTTCCTAACAAAAGGGCCTCAAACCCAGTGTGAGATGTCACGCAATAAACTTTATCAACATGCTTTAGTAGTGAGATAGAATTAAAATCTTCTGATAATACTTTTACTCTTGGAAATTGCTGATATTCCGTTAAATAGCCTTGTTTTTTACCACACATTACATCAGGATGGGTTTTTAACCAGATTTCTGCTGTTGGATTTTCAATAATCGCACGTTCTAACATATGTAGAAAATCACTCTGCTCGGCATTCCCGAAAGTAACTGCCATATCGCCATATGTTTGATCAACGACTAAGACAATCGGCCTCTTCGTATTCTGTAAAGGTGTATCAATAGCGTGGTTATATTTGGAAAGGTTATGTGTACAAATTAATTCAATTGCATATTCAACTTGATCGACTTTTTCCTGAAGTAATACATCTTGAGAAAGAATTAAGTTTTCTAAACGAGAAGGCTGATTGATATCATAATAAATACCAATATCATCGTACACTAATGAGAAAGGTGGATACCCATCCACACCCAGTCCAATAGAACGTAAAAAACCATCTTCTATCGTCGCATAAGGTAAATCATGTTGTTGTGCAAAATACCTCGCTTTCTTTGATGATGCTTTATATCCCCATTCTAAAATACATGTTCTCTCCTTTTTCCATGTGACAAATGGAGAGAACATTTTCAAGCGTTGGGTAAAAAAACCGCTTAAATAAGGAATTTTTAACATCCCTTTAGAAAAAATAAGAAACTCTTGATACATATTTAATCTAATATAGTCATATAAAATTGACATATTATAAATCAAACATGACTAGTTAATCATTAAATATTAAACAACCTCAACTTAATAAAACAAATAATAAACAAACAAGGTAAAAAACAAACTAATACTGAGCAAATAAAAAACGGATTAATATAATAACGATATATCAACCTCTAAAATAGACCAAAAATAAATCACACGAGACAAAAGAACAATTATAATCCAAATATCGATTAACAAATAAACACATAGCGCAACGAATAATCAAACAAAATCACATTTAGATTTATTTAAATTAAAAATATAGATTATATTTTAAATATAATGCTAGAATTCGGCACCAAAATTTTTCTCCAGCTGTAAATTAGAGATAAAGATATGAAAAAGGTTATTATCATTGGACATAAACAGTCTAACTATCAAGATGTTGAAAAGGTTTTTCAATGTTATGGGATGAATCCCCCGCTTCCATCAAAACGTGAAAAAATGTCCCCCATCGAAATTGGCCATGTGCTTAATAAAGTATTACCAAGTCTTGAGCACACACCTAAAAATGTATCTTTACTTTCTAATAAGAAAAGCAAAATAAAAAAAGGGAATTCAGCCAAAAATAAATCTCATAAGCACGCTAAAACGAACACAATACAAACGACTTCGAGCATCTGGGATAACTTATCTCTCGATTTGATGCTCGCGAATATCGAGCAAAATTTTTGGGGATGGTCTGATCCTAATGCAATTCAAATATTAGATTATTGGGCTAACCTTGACCCAAACATTCATTTCGTCTTTGTTTATGATAAGCCAGAAAATTTATTCCAATATCATAGCTTAGAAGAGGCTCTCAAATTAGATAAACACACCGTACAAGAAAAATTTGAAGAGTGGCAAACCTACAATGAAAAAATCCTAACTTACTTTAATAAATATAAAGATCGTAGTGTATTACTGAATACACAACAACTCCAAAATACGAAAAAAACATCACTGTCTGAAATTTATAAACATATTTCTGCACCTGATGCATTAGTCAAAAAACTGAATGAACCTTCTCTAAATAAAGAGATGGAAATTATTGAAGTAAACCAAGATTTATCTCACCAAGAAGAATGTCCACTGTCTAACTTTATTGTTAGCCAAATTATAAAAAATTCTCCTACTGTTACGCAGGTATATGAAGAATTACAGTCGCATGCTGATCTGCCTTATATTTCAGAACAAAAATTAGTAAATGATGCCGATTTTGCTCTCCTTGCATGGAAAGATATGATTCAAAAACAAGTCGATGCAAATCAATATCAACATGAAAAAGAATTAGAACTTAGCACAATAAAAGAACGTCAATTAGAGGTTACAGAGAAATATCAATTGACGGAACAAAAACTGTCAGAAACACAAAAAGAAATCGAACAAATTAAAGATGAAAATAGAAAAGTCAAATCTGAAAAAGTAAAACTCACTGCATCTGTTCAATCAACGAGCAAAATACTTTCTGAGAAAGAAAAAGAGATTTCTTGCATAAAAAGTGAAAATACAAAGATTAAAGAAGAAAAAATTAAAATTGATGAAGCATACCACTTAACCAAGAAAACCTTGTCGGATAAAGAAAAAGCCCTCAAAACGCATCAAGATGAAATTGAAGCGCTCAAGATAATTTTTAATGAAAATATTTCCGTACAAGAAGATATGCAAGAAAAATTTCAGGAAACCAATAAAAGAAAACAAGAACTTGAACAAGAGCTAAAAGCCATATCGGATAAGAAAGCATTATTAGAAACAGAAAACAGCCAAAAAACCCAAGTATCTGAGTCTTTAGAAAATGAAAATAAAGTGTTATTAGCTCAACTCCAACTCATTCAAGAAGAATTAGAAAAACTTTATATTGACAATCAAGTATTAAAAGCTAAACCACGCCTTTACGGTGCAGCTGATCGCATAAAAAACCAATTAACTTATCGACTAGGTTACAAAATACAAAGACATGGAAGAAGTCTATTTGGTCTCATTTTTCTTCCCCTTATCTTATTTTGCACTTATTTGCGTTTTAAAAAAGAGATGAAAAAGTACGAATGGAATACCCTCCCACCAATTCACGAGTATGAAGACGCGCATAAAGCAAACCGCATTAAAAGCCATTTATCTTATAAATTGGGTGTCATCTTTTTACAAGAAATCAAAAATCCGTTTAAGTGGCTTACTCTCCCTTACAAACTGATTAAAGAAGGTAAACAATTCAAGCAAAGTTAATTTTTTAAGGACAGAAAATGAATACATTATCACAAGCAATAAAAGCATATAACAGCAATGACTATCAATTAGCACTCAAATTATTTGAAAAGTCGGCGGAAATCTATGGACGGAAAATTGTTGAATTTCAAATTACCAAATGCAAAGAAAAACTCTCAGCACATCCTTCTGTTAATTCAGCACATCTTTCTGTAAATAAAGAAGAAAAAGTCAATGTTTGCGATAGTCCGTTAGATATTGCAACACAACTGTTACTTTCCAACGTAAAAAAATTAGTACTTTCTGACTCGGAAAAAAACACGTTAAAAAATAAATGGAAATTGCTCACTGAGAAGAAATCTGAAAATGCGGAGGTAAGAGCGGTCGCCCTTGTACCAAAAGATTTTCCCAAAGATCTGGTTTTAGCGCCTTTACCTGATCATGTTAATGATTTTACATGGTACAAAAAGCGAAAGAAAAGACTTGGCATAAAACCTGAACATCAACATGTTGGTCTTTCTATTATCGTTACAACATTCAATCGACCAGCAATTTTATCGATTACATTAGCCTGTTTAGTAAACCAAAAAACACATTACCCGTTTGAAGTTATCGTGACAGATGATGGTAGTCAGGAAGATCTATCACCGATCATTCGCCAATATGAAAATAAATTGGATATTCGCTACGTCAGACAAAAAGATAACGGTTTTCAAGCCAGTGCCGCTCGGAATATGGGATTACGCTTAGCAAAATATGACTTTATTGGCTTACTCGACTGTGATATGGCGCCAAATCCATTATGGGTTCATTCTTATGTTGCAGAGCTATTAGAAGATGATGATTTAACAATCATTGGTCCAAGAAAATACATCGATACACAACATATTGACCCAAAAGACTTCTTAAATAACGCGAGTTTGCTTGAATCATTACCAGAAGTGAAAACCAATAATAGTGTTGCCGCAAAAGGGGAAGGAACAGTTTCTCTGGATTGGCGCTTAGAACAATTCGAAAAAACAGAAAATCTCCGCTTATCCGATTCGCCTTTCCGTTTTTTTGCGGCGGGTAATGTTGCTTTCGCTAAAAAATGGCTAAATAAATCCGGTTTCTTTGATGAGGAATTTAATCACTGGGGTGGAGAAGATGTGGAATTTGGATATCGCTTATTCCGTTACGGTAGTTTCTTTAAAACTATTGATGGCATTATGGCCTACCATCAAGAGCCACCAGGTAAAGAAAATGAAACCGATCGTGAAGCGGGAAAAAATATTACGCTCGATATTATGAGAGAAAAGGTCCCTTATATCTATAGAAAACTTTTACCAATAGAAGATTCGCATATCAATAGAGTACCTTTAGTTTCAATTTATATCCCAGCTTATAACTGTGCAAACTATATTCAACGTTGCGTAGATAGTGCACTGAATCAGACTGTTGTTGATCTCGAGGTTTGTATTTGTAACGATGGTTCAACAGATAATACCTTAGAAGTGATCAATAAGCTTTATGGTAATAATCCTAGGGTACGCATCATGTCTAAACCAAATGGCGGAATAGCCTCAGCATCAAATGCAGCCGTTTCTTTTGCTAAAGGTTATTACATTGGGCAGTTAGATTCAGATGATTATCTTGAGCCTGATGCAGTTGAACTGTGTTTAAAAGAATTTTTAAAAGATAAAACGCTAGCTTGTGTTTATACCACTAATAGAAACGTCAATCCGGATGGTAGCTTAATCGCTAATGGTTACAATTGGCCAGAATTTTCACGAGAAAAACTCACAACGGCTATGATTGCTCACCACTTTAGAATGTTCACGATTAGAGCTTGGCATTTAACTGATGGATTCAATGAAAAAATTGAAAATGCCGTAGACTATGACATGTTCCTCAAACTCAGTGAAGTTGGAAAATTTAAACATCTTAATAAAATCTGCTATAACCGTGTATTACATGGTGATAACACATCAATTAAGAAACTTGGCATTCAAAAGAAAAACCATTTTGTTGTAGTCAATCAGTCATTAAATAGACAAGGCATAACTTATTATAATTATGACGAATTTGATGATTTAGATGAAAGTAGAAAGTATATTTTCAATAAAACCGCTGAATATCAAGAAGAGATTGATATCTTAAAAGATATTAAAATCATCCAGAATAAAGATGCCAAAATCGCAGTCAGTATTTTTTATCCCAATACATTAAACGGCTTAGTGAAAAAACTAAACAATATTATTGAATATAATAAAAATATATTCGTTATTGTTCTACATGTTGATAAGAATCATCTTACACCAGATATCAAAAAAGAAATACTAGCCTTCTATCATAAACATCAAGTGAATATTTTACTAAATAATGATATCTCATATTACACGAGTAATAGATTAATAAAAACTGAGGCGCATTTAAGTAATATTAATAAATTAAGTCAGTTAAATCTAAATTGTGAATACATCATTTTTGATAATCATGACAGCCTATTCGTTAAAAATGACAGCTATGCTTATATGAAAAAATATGATGTCGGCATGAATTTCTCAGCATTAACACATGATTGGATCGAGAAAATCAATGCGCATCCACCATTTAAAAAGCTCATTAAAACTTATTTTAATGACAATGACTTAAAAAGTATGAATGTGAAAGGGGCATCACAAGGTATGTTTATGACGTATGCGCTAGCGCATGAGCTTCTGACGATTATTAAAGAAGTCATCACATCTTGCCAGTCAATTGATAGTGTGCCAGAATATAACACTGAGGATATTTGGTTCCAATTTGCACTTTTAATCTTAGAAAAGAAAACCGGCCATGTATTTAATAAAACATCGACCCTGACTTATATGCCTTGGGAACGAAAATTACAATGGACAAATGAACAAATTGAAAGTGCAAAAAGAGGAGAAAATATACCTGTTAACAAGTTCATTATTAATAGTATAACTCTATAAAACACTTGCATTTTATTAAAAATAAAATCCTATAATATTTGCAGTTTAAATAAAGGATAAAAAATGAAGAAAATTACAATTGCTGGGGCTGGCTATGTTGGTTTATCCAATGCAGTATTATTAGCTCAACACCACAATGTGATCTTATTAGATATTGATCAAAATAAAGTTGATTTAATTAATAATAAAAAATCGCCCATCACAGATAAAGAAATCGAAGATTTCTTACAAAATAAATCACTGACAATGATGGCAACAACAGATAAAGAAGTGGCATTAAAAAACGCAGACTTTGTCATCATCGCAACGCCAACAGACTATAATACCGAAACAGGTTATTTTAATACATCCACTGTTGAAGCTGTCATTGAACAAACCCTTTCAATCAATCCACAAGCAACGATTATTATAAAATCAACGATTCCCGTTGGTTTTACCGAAAAAATGCGTGAGAAATTTAATACCCCAAATCTTATCTTTTCACCTGAATTTCTAAGAGAGGGAAAAGCCCTTTACGATAATTTGTATCCAAGCAGAATTATTGTTGGCAGTACTTCTTATCAAGCAAAAGTATTTGCCGATATGTTAACACAGTGTGCCAGAAAAAAAGATGTAACTGTTTTATTTACACACAATACTGAGGCCGAAGCTGTTAAATTATTTGCAAATACGTATCTCGCAATGCGAGTTGCCTTTTTTAATGAATTAGATACTTATGCGAGTCTTCACCATTTAAATACAAAAGACATTATCAATGGTATTTCTACTGATCCTCGCATTGGTACACACTACAATAACCCAAGTTTCGGCTATGGCGGTTATTGTTTACCCAAAGACACTAAACAGTTACTGGCTAACTATGCTGACGTACCTCAAAATCTCATTGAAGCCATTGTCAAATCTAATGAAACCAGAAAACGTTTCATTACTCATGATGTATTAAATAAGAAACCTAAAACTGTTGGTATTTATCGTTTAATCATGAAGTCAGGTTCTGATAACTTCAGAGCTTCTGCTATTCTCGATATTATGCCGCATCTCAAAGAAAACGGTGTTGAGATTGTGATTTATGAGCCAACCTTAAATCAACAGGCATTTGAGGACTACCCCGTTATTAATCAACTCTCTGAATTTATTAATCGCTCTGATGTCATTCTCGCTAATCGTTCTGAGCCAGATTTAAATCAATGTTCCCATAAAATCTATACAAGAGATATTTTTGGCGGTGATGCTTAACCTGTTTAAAATCATAAAAAAGTATGTGCATATTCAATCTTTATTACACAAAAAAGAATATGCCTTACTTTATGCTAAATACATAAACCAGCTTTCTATCAACCAGCAGGCTTATGTTATTTGTCAACTCAAACTCTATGATCTCTTTCTGATTGATCCTAAATGGAGCCACTCTGTTTTT
It contains:
- a CDS encoding nucleotide sugar dehydrogenase, with protein sequence MKKITIAGAGYVGLSNAVLLAQHHNVILLDIDQNKVDLINNKKSPITDKEIEDFLQNKSLTMMATTDKEVALKNADFVIIATPTDYNTETGYFNTSTVEAVIEQTLSINPQATIIIKSTIPVGFTEKMREKFNTPNLIFSPEFLREGKALYDNLYPSRIIVGSTSYQAKVFADMLTQCARKKDVTVLFTHNTEAEAVKLFANTYLAMRVAFFNELDTYASLHHLNTKDIINGISTDPRIGTHYNNPSFGYGGYCLPKDTKQLLANYADVPQNLIEAIVKSNETRKRFITHDVLNKKPKTVGIYRLIMKSGSDNFRASAILDIMPHLKENGVEIVIYEPTLNQQAFEDYPVINQLSEFINRSDVILANRSEPDLNQCSHKIYTRDIFGGDA
- a CDS encoding capsular polysaccharide biosynthesis protein, with translation MYQEFLIFSKGMLKIPYLSGFFTQRLKMFSPFVTWKKERTCILEWGYKASSKKARYFAQQHDLPYATIEDGFLRSIGLGVDGYPPFSLVYDDIGIYYDINQPSRLENLILSQDVLLQEKVDQVEYAIELICTHNLSKYNHAIDTPLQNTKRPIVLVVDQTYGDMAVTFGNAEQSDFLHMLERAIIENPTAEIWLKTHPDVMCGKKQGYLTEYQQFPRVKVLSEDFNSISLLKHVDKVYCVTSHTGFEALLLGKTVVTFGAAWFSGWGLTDDRNAYIRQLKQSKRRAKRSLLQLFYAAYFQYCRYINPNTGKSGTLFDVIDYLIQAKKVTNQLAGDIYCVGMRFWKRKVVQPFFQFPRCRLHFVLNVHELKRCIHEKSQAKIVVWGHSHIEVVEYAKQQQLPLLRMEDGFLRSVGLGSNLTPPISLVLDDVGIYFDAQSRSRLEDILQHQSFTLKDLQRAETLKKTLIEQHIGKYNVGHTHLCLTHIRQNKLLVVGQVENDASIQYGSPHIRTNAELLCTVRKNNPQAYIIYKPHPDVVAGNRKNTDRLDDYRQYADFVVEKANILDCINQVDEVHTMTSLAGFEALLREKKVHCYGLPFYSNWGLTVDHLSLNRRSRKLSLLELIAGVLIYYPQYIDPKTKTMIDVQRAVDILIEKRRKIKNNKLHTNYFMNIFMKLKNVYSVLR
- a CDS encoding glycosyltransferase family 2 protein — its product is MNTLSQAIKAYNSNDYQLALKLFEKSAEIYGRKIVEFQITKCKEKLSAHPSVNSAHLSVNKEEKVNVCDSPLDIATQLLLSNVKKLVLSDSEKNTLKNKWKLLTEKKSENAEVRAVALVPKDFPKDLVLAPLPDHVNDFTWYKKRKKRLGIKPEHQHVGLSIIVTTFNRPAILSITLACLVNQKTHYPFEVIVTDDGSQEDLSPIIRQYENKLDIRYVRQKDNGFQASAARNMGLRLAKYDFIGLLDCDMAPNPLWVHSYVAELLEDDDLTIIGPRKYIDTQHIDPKDFLNNASLLESLPEVKTNNSVAAKGEGTVSLDWRLEQFEKTENLRLSDSPFRFFAAGNVAFAKKWLNKSGFFDEEFNHWGGEDVEFGYRLFRYGSFFKTIDGIMAYHQEPPGKENETDREAGKNITLDIMREKVPYIYRKLLPIEDSHINRVPLVSIYIPAYNCANYIQRCVDSALNQTVVDLEVCICNDGSTDNTLEVINKLYGNNPRVRIMSKPNGGIASASNAAVSFAKGYYIGQLDSDDYLEPDAVELCLKEFLKDKTLACVYTTNRNVNPDGSLIANGYNWPEFSREKLTTAMIAHHFRMFTIRAWHLTDGFNEKIENAVDYDMFLKLSEVGKFKHLNKICYNRVLHGDNTSIKKLGIQKKNHFVVVNQSLNRQGITYYNYDEFDDLDESRKYIFNKTAEYQEEIDILKDIKIIQNKDAKIAVSIFYPNTLNGLVKKLNNIIEYNKNIFVIVLHVDKNHLTPDIKKEILAFYHKHQVNILLNNDISYYTSNRLIKTEAHLSNINKLSQLNLNCEYIIFDNHDSLFVKNDSYAYMKKYDVGMNFSALTHDWIEKINAHPPFKKLIKTYFNDNDLKSMNVKGASQGMFMTYALAHELLTIIKEVITSCQSIDSVPEYNTEDIWFQFALLILEKKTGHVFNKTSTLTYMPWERKLQWTNEQIESAKRGENIPVNKFIINSITL
- a CDS encoding protein HyaE; protein product: MKKVIIIGHKQSNYQDVEKVFQCYGMNPPLPSKREKMSPIEIGHVLNKVLPSLEHTPKNVSLLSNKKSKIKKGNSAKNKSHKHAKTNTIQTTSSIWDNLSLDLMLANIEQNFWGWSDPNAIQILDYWANLDPNIHFVFVYDKPENLFQYHSLEEALKLDKHTVQEKFEEWQTYNEKILTYFNKYKDRSVLLNTQQLQNTKKTSLSEIYKHISAPDALVKKLNEPSLNKEMEIIEVNQDLSHQEECPLSNFIVSQIIKNSPTVTQVYEELQSHADLPYISEQKLVNDADFALLAWKDMIQKQVDANQYQHEKELELSTIKERQLEVTEKYQLTEQKLSETQKEIEQIKDENRKVKSEKVKLTASVQSTSKILSEKEKEISCIKSENTKIKEEKIKIDEAYHLTKKTLSDKEKALKTHQDEIEALKIIFNENISVQEDMQEKFQETNKRKQELEQELKAISDKKALLETENSQKTQVSESLENENKVLLAQLQLIQEELEKLYIDNQVLKAKPRLYGAADRIKNQLTYRLGYKIQRHGRSLFGLIFLPLILFCTYLRFKKEMKKYEWNTLPPIHEYEDAHKANRIKSHLSYKLGVIFLQEIKNPFKWLTLPYKLIKEGKQFKQS